In the SAR324 cluster bacterium genome, GATCAATATCATGAAGGACATCACCCTGAAGGTATTCCCACGGGTGTCCTTGGCCTCAGTTGGTCTGGATTTCTGTGTTGACCGGGGTTTACAAGTTATCGAAGCGTGAAGTTCAGCGCGTCCTGGAAGATATGTTTCGGATTTCAATCAGCCTTGGCAGTGTTTCAAACGCTGAAAAAATTGTCAGTGAGGCCCTGAAAGCTCCCGTGGAAGAAGCTCAGGAAGCCATTCAACACGAGAAAGTGGTTCATTGTGATGAAACCTCACATAAGCAAAATGGA is a window encoding:
- a CDS encoding transposase; its protein translation is MLTGVYKLSKREVQRVLEDMFRISISLGSVSNAEKIVSEALKAPVEEAQEAIQHEKVVHCDETSHKQNGKKQWLWIAVGAVFSAT